The region cgaacaggaagttggccattttaaacaggaagtgcccgctaactttgccgtacgttgtccaatttgcacgaaaccttatatgtcacaccagggacctgtcctgagcatgtctgcaaaagatgacctcccaacaggaagtggaatgcccgaaacaggaagtaaactctaagattgtccgatctgcacaaaactagatatgtaagacaagggaacttccctgaacacgtttacggacgcgcatttgaccgaacaggaagtcggccattttaaacaggaagtgccctataactttgccatacgttgccgatcccccccgaaatttggatcgacatgtgcggggacgctgctgaaaataactagtactgaaaataactagtaatgaaaataactagtaccgcgcgcggtgaatgaacgggtgagagcgcgaggcgcgcggggagccgtggcacacggcgactcgcgcgggtcggcttgAACCcattcagaaccgcgcgcggtactagtgtatgttatgatttggcgctatacaaataacattgaatttaatttaatttaattgaacaTACAGAAAAGGAGAGATAGagaaaaagagtgagagagagaaaggtaaaaaaaactgtgtggcTCTACTGTCTCTGCTTGTCCGAATGCCTTAATTACCTCTTGGTAACGTCCCTAAACTCCCTTCGTGTGGGATCGTTAAAAGATCTAAACAAGTTCTAATACAGTCCAATCAATTACAAATGAATATTTACATACTTTAAATCTAAAGAATCGTATGTTTACCCTTTTGattactgtaaatattttaattacgtaataatcaatgaactgtgtaatttaacaacttaaacatcaacaaaatgCTTTTAGGCTCCTACAGTTAAGGTAAAGTGCACTAGTTTGggaggtatatatatataaatatataaataaatatcacatattGCACATGGTGGTCTGGATAAACAGATTTATGAAGTTGCATATGGCTGTTCAGGATGGTTATTGCTTTGGGGAAGAAACTATTTCTCAATCTGTTTGTACGAGACTTAATGCATCTGTAACGCCTTCCTGAGGGCAGCAGATCAAACAGATCAGAGCCAGGGTGGGAGCTGTCCTTACTGATTGCCTTGGCTCTATTGAGTCAGTGGGAGATGTAGATGTCCATCAGGGATAGGAGAGGGCAGCCAGCGATCTTTTGAGCTGCCTTCACAATCTTCTGCAGCCTCACCCTGTCTGCAGTAGGTCAGCAGGCTCTCAATAGATGAACAGGAGAAGGCCAGCAGCAGGTTGGAATTAAGATTATGCTTCCTGAGGACTCTCAGGAAGTGTAGGTGCTGCTGAGCCTTCTTGATGAGATTAGTGACATGGTCCGACCAGGAGGTGTCAGCAGAGATGAAGACGCTAAGGAATCTAAAGGTGTGGACCCTCTCCACCTGTTCGTTGTTGATGTAGAGGGGGGCTGTGTCGGCACTGTGCTTCCTGGAGTCGATGATGATCTCTCAGGTTTTCTTGGTGTTCAGAGAGAGGTTGTTCTCTGAGCTTCAGGACCTCCTCTCTGTAGGCAGCCTTGTCACCTCTGGAGATGAGTCCGACCACCATAGTGTTGTCCGCAAACTTGATGATCGTGTTGCTATTGTGGGCCGGGCTAGAGTCGTGAGTGTAGAGGCAGTACAGGAGGGGGCTCAGCACACAGCCCTGCGGGGAGCCGATGCTCACAGTCTGGGGTCGGTTGGAGTGTGACCAGTTTACCGGTGAGTCTGTCAGGGATTATTGTGTTGAAGGCATGGGCAGATGAGAGCTGCTGAGATGTTTCAAACCGAGCAAAGAAGCTGTTAAGCTCCTCCGCCAGTGTCACACTCCGGTCTGCTGTTGGTGCCTCACAACCTCTGTAGTTGGTGATATCCTGTATTCCCCACCATACctcctgtgtgttgttgctggACAGATGGGACTCTATACACAACCTATAGTCCGCTTTAGCTCTCTTAATTCCTCTCCTCAGGTCAGCTTGAGCAGCACTGTACAGTGCTCTATCCCCTGACCTGAAGGCAGCGTTGTGAGCCCTGAGGAGTGTGTGGACCTGGTTAGTCATCCAGGGTTTCTGGTTAGGAAAAACCTGGATGGTTTTGAAAGTTACTTGAAACAGATATCTGTTGTTTACTCCCGATATCCAGAAGCGACTAGCGAGTGTATTGGGTGTTCGCAGTACAGTTATTGCACATTACACTCACAGTAACTGCAGTACAGTTAGTGCATataaagaagaaggaaagagCACTGAAGTGAAGAGCCGTAAGCCGCTGCAGCCATTCGACTAAAAGTGtgaagtgagtttgtaaagtgagtttgttaagtcagtttgttaagtcagtttgtaaagtgagtttgttaagtgagtttgtaaagtgagtttgttaagtgagtttgtaaagtgagtttgtttgtttgtaagtgagtttgtttgagtttgtaaagtgagtttgttaagtcagtttgttacGCCAGTTTGTAatgtgagtttgttaagtcagtttgttaagtcagtttgtaaagtgagtttgtaaagtgagtttgtaaagtgagtttgtaaagtgagtttgttaagtcagtttgttcagtttgtaaagtgagtttgttaagtcagtttgttaagtcagtttgttaagtgagtttgtaaagtgagtttgttaagtgagtttgttaagtcagtttgtaaagtgagtttgttgtcagtttgtaaagtgagtttgttaagtcagtttgtagtttaagtgagtttgtaaagtgagtttgttaagtcagtttgttaagtcagtttgtaaagtgagtttgttaagtcagtttgtaaagtgagtttgttaagtgagtttgtaaagtgagtttgtaaagtgagtttgttaagtgaagtgagtttgttaagtgagtttaagtgagtttgtaaagtgagtttgttttgtaaagtcgagtttgttaagtgagtaagtcagtttgtaaagtgagtttgttaagtgagtttgtaaagtgagtttcagtgagtttgttaagtcagtttgttaagtgagtttgtaagtttgagtgagtttgttaagtcagtttgtaaagtgagtttgttaagtcagtttgtaaagtgagtttgttaagtcagtttgtgaagtgagtttgttaagtcagtttgtgtgagtttgttaagtcagtttgtaaagtgagtttgtaaagtcaatttgtaaagtgagtttgttaagtcagtttgtaaagtgagtttgtaaagtgagtttgttaagtcagtttgttcAGTTTGTTAAGTGAGTCTGTAAAGTccgtttgtaaagtgagtttgttaagtcagtttgtaaagtcagtttgtaaagtccgtttgtaaagtcagtttgttaagtcagtttgtaaagtcagtttgtaagtcagtttgttaagtgagtttgtaaagtgagtttgttaagtgagtttgtaaagtgagtttgttaagtgagtttgtaaagtgagtttgtgagtttgttgttaagtcagtttgttaagtcagtttgtagtgagtttgttaagtgagtttgttaagtaagtagtttgttaagtcagtttgttaaagtgagtttgtgagtttgtgagtgagtttgtaaagtgagtttgtaaagtgagtttgttaagtcagtttgtacagtgagtttgttaaagtttgttaagtgagtttgtaaagtgagtttgttaagtgagtttgttaagtcagtttgttgagtcagtttgtaaagtgagtttgttaagtcagtttgtaaagtgagtttgttaagtcagtttgtaaagtgagtttgttaagtcagtttgttaagtcagtttgtgtgagtttgttaagtcagtttgtaaagtcagTTTGTTGTCACATGTCAATGTCACATGAAGAACTTgtttctcacattcacacatacacacacacacagtcagacacacactcactcacacagacagacacacacacactcacacacagacacattcacatactatgtagagaaaataaaaacttacaGTGTAAAGAGTTCTCTGTCAGGGAGTCGACGGGAAACTCTGAAACACAGGTgagtgagacaggtgagacagttACAGGACAAACGGCGGATAACTCTGGGAaacctgatgacatcacacacacaggcttttatGAGTGGACTCTGAtatctctctcttgctctctctctctctctctcttgttagTGGAGGCGTGGTGTGTTGACACGATGAGGGCCCGGccctgtttccatggcaacagtgactgttggtggtggtgctgcAGCATGTTTGTACGTGTTCAGAAGATTGCAAAactaaatgatttattatttacctGGAGTTTGTGCTGAGAAGTTAAGACAACGACAGGTGACaaacaagaataaataaacgttttagaaataaaaatgtttgtcctCTTCTTTAGTGACATTAAAGAGTCAAAATATATCTTTTAAAtctatgggttttttttcaagcgattctgctgagtcactgtttgtttttctgtgaaacgATCAGCTAATTCATTCAGGTGGTTAATTTACTGATTGAGTCAAACTTATCAAGTGTCAGTCGACATCAGACACACTTCTTCTTGTctgacctttcaaaataaaacaccagcCGTGCAGCTTGAGATGTAATGTGTTCAGCTGGTTTTATGTGCACCGCCCGCCCCAGCAGAGACAAATGTATCGCAACAGGCGGccacagggacagagagggatGGTAAACTGCGTGTTTACTCTTCATTTGAAGTTTGTTTTGGAGTCAAAGACACGCGAACTCCTGAAAAACAACCACTTTTCTTTCGAAAAGGGTTTCGATTTCTTCAGAAAACCATTCGTTTTTACTGTTGTTGACGCataaactgttgtttatttcatcaACGTCTTTCCTGGCGTCTTCTAACGACGTGGCGGAAAAGGCTGACGCCGATGATGACGTGCTGACGGTGACGTCACTTTGAGTTCACTTTGTTAAACCGCGGCCCAAGTCAAGTAGGTCTAACTGCGGTTGCTAGGTGGCTAACTGCTAACCGGTTGGGCGGATGTGACGGAATGACGTCGTGTTGCGCGCGGTGGGCGGGGCCTTCAACGGTAGCGGATGAAAACATGTTCACCGTCAGCACCGTCGTTGAGAAGCTGCGTATTTAACGACTCGAGTTGAGTCTTTAACCCGGACTTTAGTGTCGAGTTCCCCGCAGGAATCGGTGAGTGTGCGCGGAGCACAGTTAGCTCCAGTGTTAGCTTAGGGTGAGTAGCTGTGGAGCTCAAGGAGGAGACGAAGGTTTTAACTTTGACCCGCCTCGACTCTcacttacttcctgtttatgtgcgtatgtgtgcgcgcgcgcgggtgtgtgttttaagttaattatgttgttattttaatagTTGTTCAAATTTAAgtcagatttgttgttttatatggTGAGTTGTCTGTTCAGAGGACGTGTGTTGTCTCTTCATAGGACGTCTGTTGACTCTAAAGAGGACATCAGTTGTCTCTTTTGAGGATGTCTGTTgtcgtgtttgtttctcagGTCTTCTGTGATTGGACACTGCAGACGGCATTGTGTTGGACTCATGTGCGTTTGTTTTTCGTACCTCAGCAGGTGGTGAACTCACAGATTCTGGTCACATGGTGGCGATGTTGAGGCTGCAGTGgagccccgcctcctcctctgtcacgcCCATTTCTCAGATCAACGTTTGAGCCTCTGGAcactgactcctccccctcgcTGCACAGTTGATAGTGAAGTTACCACACGTTATTTTTCTAGCATCGATGGCTGATCAGCTGATAATGTCAGACTCGCTGGCAGACACGCCCACTCTCATCACAGATACACCCActctcaccacagacacacccactctCAACACAGAAAAGCCCACTCTTATCACagacacgcccacacacactacagacacGCCCACTCTCATCACAGAGACGGCCTCTAAAGAATGGACTGGAACTAATGCAGAGGAAGAGCAGGGACACATgccggggtcagaggtcaatcCTCGGCCAACAACAGTCctgaaagaggaggaggccaCACCCCCACCACCAACGTCAGAGAACGGGACCACAATGGCCGAAGAATCTCTGTCTGACAGCGGACCCCGTGAAGGTGAAATCATCAGCTCatactgacctctgacctccttgATCTAATGTCTATAGTATAGATTATTGGTCAGGCCACACCCCCAGGTCTACAGCAGGATGTGTGTCCTGATattgtgtccctgtgtttgCAGGTGTGGACGCGGAGGACAGTTTGTCTGGAGAGGGTGGGGCGGGTTCAGATGAGCAGGGGGCGGAGTGTATGGACTCGCCCTCTGTCTTCATCACCAGTCTGGAAGAGGACAGCAGGTCCTTGTCCCTCCCTGCTCTGGCTGAGGATGCCTGTGTGTCCACTGATGTCCACCATGTGAAGGACAGTGAGACATGTCAGTTGCACCCTGGTGGTGAGATTTTATTCTGCAGATTTCTGaattaaaaagtgtgtttgtgactgtagtCATCTCCTCAGGTGGCGCTGTCCGTGCAGCGCctccttcagcagcttcagcccctcctccagctgctggagctgctgctgcagtgcctCCTGTTGCCGGGCAGGTGTATTACCTGGTGAAATGGATCAActggaaggagaagaagacgcCCATCATCACGCAGAGTGAGAATGGAccctgccccctgctggccatcATGAACACACTGTTTCTACGTTggaaggtgacacacacacacacgcacgcacgcacgcacgcacatacacagaacagaaagagattaaaaacacaacagagacttTGAGATTAAATTAATCcagtgaatctgtgtgtgtgtgtgctcaggcGAAACTTCCTGCTCAGACTGATGTCGTCACCACTGAAGACCTGATGACTCACCTGGGTGAGTTCACAGCTGTGGTGCATTTAAGTTGCCTCGtaattcacaatatttaacaactgtgtgtgtgtgtctatgtgtgtagGAGAGTGTGTTTTAGCTGTCACACCCAGAGAGAAAGCTGATGGGATGGAGCTAAACTTCCAACAGGtaaacacgcacgcacacacacacacagactgcagtGATGAATAGTCGATTACAACTGAAAAGTGTgcatatgtgcgtgtgtgtgtgcgtgtgtgtgtgtgtagaacatgagtgatgtcatggccGTCCTCCCGAAACTGTCCACAGGTTTGGACGTGAATGTTGGTTTCAGTGGTGTCACAGACTTTGAATACACACCTGAGTGTATCGTGTTTGACCTGCTGGACATTCCACTGTACCACGGCTGGCTCGTCGACCCACAGgtgtgtacaggtgtgtgtgtgtctgtgtgagtgaatgaggcACAACATCATTTAACCTTTAAGGGTTAGGGAatgtctgagtgtcctcactgagactgaatgtgtgtgtgtgtgtgtgtgtctgtctgtctgtgtgtggtcagAGTCCAGAGATGACCGCTGCTGTGGGCAAACTGAGTTACAATCAGCTGGTGGAGAAAATCATCGAATACAAACACTCAACTGACAGCAGCCGAGTCAGTGAAGgtaaaacgcacacacacacacactgtgcacggGTTTGACGAATCATTGCTTAAAGTGaacctctctgtctttttgtgtgtgtgtgcaggtctgtTAGCAGAGCAGTTTCTGGAGTCGACAGCGACTCAGTTGTCATATCACGGTCTGTGTGAACTCAACATGGCGGCGAAAGAAGGAGAAATCTCTGTGTTCTTTAGAAACAACCACTTCAGTACCATGATCAAACACAAGgtggagacacacactcacacacgtctcAATGCTTTGTCCCTGATCAATAAAGATTCATTgaatatagagagagagacacatccCTGCAGCTCCCTgttcaaaacaaactttattcaCAGTCACCTGTACCTGTTGttaataaagtttgttttgaacAGGGTCACCTGTACCTGTTGGTGACAGATCAGGGTTTCCTCCAGGAGGGGGCGCTGGTGTGGGAGTCTCTTCACAACGTCGAGGGCGATGGAAACTTCTGCGACTCTGACTTCAGACTGTGTCATCAACGAGCTCCGCCCACCTCCACTCTTCCACCGTGTGGTCaggagcagcagaaacagatcGACCAGGTGAGACGGGTCATGTGACGGtgacgccacctgctggtctGTCACAACTGACAGTGTGATTGTTTTAGGATTACCTGGTGGCAGTGTCTCTACAGCAGCAGGGCGGCGCTACAGCACCACTCAGTGACCTAGAGTTAGCTCGACAACTGCAACAGGAAGaatatcatcaacaacaacaacaacaacagggacCAGTGCAGACACCAACACAGGTAACACCCAAGCCAAAATCCGAGCTACCACCGAGCCAACACCCAAGCTATCACCTAGCCAACACCCGAGGCTATCACCTAGCCAACACCCGAGCCTAGCCAACACCTAACCTAGCCAACACCGAATATCACCTAGCCAACACCCGAGCTATCACCTAGCCAACACCAGGAGCTATCACCTAGCCAACACCTAGCCAACACCCTATCACCTAGCCAACACCCGAGCTATCACCTAGCCAACACCCGAGCTAACACCCGAGCCAATTCCTCAGCTAACACCCGAGCTAACTCCTGAGCTAACATGCTCAACATGATCGTGTGACTGTTTGTTGttgcaggtcagaggtcaagggtCTCAGCAAAGCAGGagaagagacaaagactcagACTGTGTCGTCTTATAGACTCTTCATGAtcttcatcacttcctgtcatgtgacttaaatgttttacataaacactgacattaaagGGTTCAgaggcgccccctgctgctgagacaagGAGAAACTGATTTTATCCATAACAAGTTTAAGTCTTTGATATCTGCGTCActtgatcacgtctttatctcattgttacacaggaaactgaggtcTGTAAAGCACACCCACTCTCCCAtgccaaagtccagagagaaaatcagtgatttcaggagttgttgatcctccatcactaagttcaaatgtcttattttgacctcagtgacacaaaatgaccacaggaggcagcagaggagcagcagctcctgtgtttgtttgaactatccctttaatgtaactgaagcttttttttttatttaaaaacaaataaaaaatctcCCTGAGTTTTTAAACGTGATGATGCGGTCACTGCCTCAGTAACacctggttgccatggtga is a window of Solea senegalensis isolate Sse05_10M unplaced genomic scaffold, IFAPA_SoseM_1 scf7180000012638, whole genome shotgun sequence DNA encoding:
- the LOC122759897 gene encoding ubiquitin carboxyl-terminal hydrolase MINDY-1-like isoform X3 — encoded protein: MADQLIMSDSLADTPTLITDTPTLTTDTPTLNTEKPTLITDTPTHTTDTPTLITETASKEWTGTNAEEEQGHMPGSEVNPRPTTVLKEEEATPPPPTSENGTTMAEESLSDSGPREGVDAEDSLSGEGGAGSDEQGAECMDSPSVFITSLEEDSRSLSLPALAEDACVSTDVHHVKDSETCGAVRAAPPSAASAPPPAAGAAAAVPPVAGQVYYLVKWINWKEKKTPIITQSENGPCPLLAIMNTLFLRWKAKLPAQTDVVTTEDLMTHLGECVLAVTPREKADGMELNFQQNMSDVMAVLPKLSTGLDVNVGFSGVTDFEYTPECIVFDLLDIPLYHGWLVDPQSPEMTAAVGKLSYNQLVEKIIEYKHSTDSSRVSEGLLAEQFLESTATQLSYHGLCELNMAAKEGEISVFFRNNHFSTMIKHKGHLYLLVTDQGFLQEGALVWESLHNVEGDGNFCDSDFRLCHQRAPPTSTLPPCGQEQQKQIDQDYLVAVSLQQQGGATAPLSDLELARQLQQEEYHQQQQQQQGPVQTPTQVRGQGSQQSRRRDKDSDCVVL
- the LOC122759897 gene encoding ubiquitin carboxyl-terminal hydrolase MINDY-1-like isoform X1, encoding MADQLIMSDSLADTPTLITDTPTLTTDTPTLNTEKPTLITDTPTHTTDTPTLITETASKEWTGTNAEEEQGHMPGSEVNPRPTTVLKEEEATPPPPTSENGTTMAEESLSDSGPREGVDAEDSLSGEGGAGSDEQGAECMDSPSVFITSLEEDSRSLSLPALAEDACVSTDVHHVKDSETCQLHPGGAVRAAPPSAASAPPPAAGAAAAVPPVAGQVYYLVKWINWKEKKTPIITQSENGPCPLLAIMNTLFLRWKAKLPAQTDVVTTEDLMTHLGECVLAVTPREKADGMELNFQQNMSDVMAVLPKLSTGLDVNVGFSGVTDFEYTPECIVFDLLDIPLYHGWLVDPQSPEMTAAVGKLSYNQLVEKIIEYKHSTDSSRVSEGLLAEQFLESTATQLSYHGLCELNMAAKEGEISVFFRNNHFSTMIKHKGHLYLLVTDQGFLQEGALVWESLHNVEGDGNFCDSDFRLCHQRAPPTSTLPPCGQEQQKQIDQDYLVAVSLQQQGGATAPLSDLELARQLQQEEYHQQQQQQQGPVQTPTQVRGQGSQQSRRRDKDSDCVVL
- the LOC122759897 gene encoding ubiquitin carboxyl-terminal hydrolase MINDY-1-like isoform X2, which encodes MADQLIMSDSLADTPTLITDTPTLTTDTPTLNTEKPTLITDTPTHTTDTPTLITETASKEWTGTNAEEEQGHMPGSEVNPRPTTVLKEEEATPPPPTSENGTTMAEESLSDSGPREGVDAEDSLSGEGGAGSDEQGAECMDSPSVFITSLEEDSRSLSLPALAEDACVSTDVHHVKDSETFISSGGAVRAAPPSAASAPPPAAGAAAAVPPVAGQVYYLVKWINWKEKKTPIITQSENGPCPLLAIMNTLFLRWKAKLPAQTDVVTTEDLMTHLGECVLAVTPREKADGMELNFQQNMSDVMAVLPKLSTGLDVNVGFSGVTDFEYTPECIVFDLLDIPLYHGWLVDPQSPEMTAAVGKLSYNQLVEKIIEYKHSTDSSRVSEGLLAEQFLESTATQLSYHGLCELNMAAKEGEISVFFRNNHFSTMIKHKGHLYLLVTDQGFLQEGALVWESLHNVEGDGNFCDSDFRLCHQRAPPTSTLPPCGQEQQKQIDQDYLVAVSLQQQGGATAPLSDLELARQLQQEEYHQQQQQQQGPVQTPTQVRGQGSQQSRRRDKDSDCVVL